Proteins encoded by one window of Chryseobacterium foetidum:
- a CDS encoding ATP-grasp domain-containing protein: MKVYIQTDKSREFYNVNAYIAYEGFKNFGFEVEKFFDVDEIVDKNPEDIIVGGIGNVRKRIENLNILRPDKEIDYPEELLSFLKRKVWESTINEVYKKGNWNIFVKPKTETKLFAGKVVNNELDFVGLIFEDKDIEVLCSELVEFKTEWRCFIRYKEILDIRRYKGDWDTKIDINTVRNAIEAFTTQPAAYALDFGVNENNETILVEVNDGHSLGTYGLSPSNYAKFLSARWSELTHTEDYLNF, translated from the coding sequence ATGAAAGTTTATATTCAAACGGATAAATCAAGAGAATTCTACAATGTCAATGCTTATATCGCTTATGAAGGCTTTAAGAATTTTGGCTTTGAGGTGGAAAAATTTTTCGATGTTGACGAGATTGTGGATAAAAATCCGGAAGATATAATTGTTGGCGGAATCGGAAATGTGAGAAAAAGAATTGAAAACTTAAACATTCTTCGTCCTGATAAAGAAATTGATTATCCTGAAGAATTATTGTCATTTTTGAAGCGTAAAGTTTGGGAATCAACCATCAATGAAGTATACAAAAAAGGCAATTGGAATATTTTTGTAAAACCAAAAACAGAAACAAAATTATTTGCCGGAAAAGTAGTTAACAATGAATTAGATTTTGTTGGATTAATCTTTGAGGATAAAGACATTGAAGTTTTATGTTCAGAACTTGTTGAATTTAAAACAGAATGGAGATGCTTCATTCGTTATAAAGAAATTTTGGACATAAGAAGATATAAAGGAGATTGGGATACGAAAATTGATATTAATACAGTGCGAAACGCAATTGAAGCTTTCACAACTCAACCTGCTGCATACGCTTTAGATTTTGGTGTAAATGAAAACAATGAAACTATTCTGGTTGAAGTCAACGATGGGCACTCTCTTGGAACCTATGGGCTTTCACCTTCAAACTATGCCAAATTTCTCTCTGCAAGATGGAGTGAACTAACCCATACAGAAGATTATCTAAATTTTTAA
- a CDS encoding ferric siderophore ABC transporter substrate-binding protein produces the protein MRSHTLDNNEHNKDRIKSGILSVLIWSAILLFVFIYKLKPTEEEKKPEIITTMLVNFGDNRNGDGFEEPAPQEGSQAAKADETTAEPLESKTETNTVIKTEPKAESKKADVKEKAVSGNDNRKVARKDDAKTNTKPASSPVKSKTKGGAVTSNSKTGNGDGQGKNIFGKFLSGRGDKSGNQGDGKGPGNAGDPLGGDGNGDSKIGIDRSLTDYIPGTMGRGGAQPSHKCTASGSIRISYTVDKAGNIISARRSGGISDPCVVQTSVAWVKKYVKAEKSSVSSTGTYNITF, from the coding sequence ATGAGAAGTCATACATTAGACAATAACGAACACAACAAAGACCGGATCAAAAGCGGAATTCTATCGGTTTTGATATGGTCTGCGATTCTGCTGTTTGTTTTTATCTATAAACTTAAGCCTACCGAAGAAGAGAAGAAACCGGAGATTATCACAACGATGCTGGTGAATTTCGGTGACAACAGAAACGGTGACGGTTTTGAAGAACCCGCTCCACAGGAAGGAAGTCAGGCCGCCAAAGCTGATGAAACTACAGCCGAGCCGCTGGAAAGCAAAACCGAAACTAATACAGTTATTAAAACTGAACCGAAAGCGGAAAGCAAAAAAGCCGACGTCAAGGAAAAAGCAGTTTCCGGAAACGACAACCGTAAAGTTGCCAGAAAAGACGATGCAAAAACGAATACGAAACCAGCCAGCAGCCCGGTAAAAAGTAAAACCAAAGGTGGCGCAGTCACTTCCAACAGCAAAACCGGAAACGGAGACGGTCAGGGAAAGAATATTTTTGGTAAATTTTTGTCCGGTAGAGGCGACAAATCTGGTAACCAAGGGGATGGAAAAGGTCCGGGGAATGCAGGAGATCCATTAGGAGGTGACGGAAATGGCGACAGTAAAATAGGAATTGACAGAAGCCTTACCGATTATATTCCCGGAACAATGGGACGTGGAGGTGCTCAGCCAAGCCACAAGTGCACAGCCAGCGGCTCTATCAGAATTTCCTACACTGTGGATAAAGCAGGAAATATTATTTCCGCAAGACGTTCTGGTGGAATTTCAGACCCATGTGTTGTTCAGACATCTGTTGCATGGGTTAAAAAATATGTGAAAGCCGAGAAATCAAGCGTTTCTTCTACCGGAACTTACAATATTACATTCTAA
- a CDS encoding ExbD/TolR family protein, translated as MKIQRRNKANPEFSLAAMTDVILLMLIFFMITSSAANQSSIDVKLPKADTATDNTPNPLTVTINAEGSYFVDDKPVPREQVEQTIVTLLNSRDGKSFTIRADENTMHKDVIFAMEIAEKHKLNIAIATVKEN; from the coding sequence ATGAAAATTCAAAGAAGAAATAAAGCCAATCCGGAATTCAGTTTAGCAGCGATGACAGATGTTATCCTGCTGATGCTGATATTCTTTATGATTACCTCATCGGCGGCCAATCAAAGCTCGATTGATGTGAAGCTTCCGAAGGCAGATACTGCAACAGACAATACGCCAAATCCGCTTACGGTGACGATCAATGCGGAAGGAAGTTATTTTGTTGATGACAAACCAGTTCCGAGAGAGCAGGTAGAACAGACAATTGTAACCCTTCTGAATTCGAGAGACGGAAAATCTTTTACCATTCGTGCAGACGAGAATACGATGCATAAAGATGTGATTTTTGCCATGGAAATCGCAGAAAAACACAAACTGAACATTGCAATTGCGACGGTGAAGGAAAATTAA
- a CDS encoding MotA/TolQ/ExbB proton channel family protein → MLVTELTHVLFAQVAAPVVTAESAEFSFWNIMFHGGAFAKIVMATVLLLGIFSVYLFFERFFFIKRVTSKTDSNFMNNIEDFVRSGKIDSALDYCKTQNSPEARILEKGISRLGRPVSDIVSAMESQAQVEVANMEKNLNLLAVVPSIAPMLGLLGTVIGMIIAFFNLSHAEGSFSPKTLSEGIYTALGQTAVGLAVAIPANFAYNILLTRIDKFVLNAQNMSGEFLDIINKPL, encoded by the coding sequence ATGCTTGTAACAGAACTTACTCATGTTTTATTTGCACAGGTCGCAGCACCTGTAGTAACTGCAGAAAGTGCCGAGTTTTCATTTTGGAACATCATGTTTCACGGAGGTGCTTTTGCCAAAATCGTAATGGCAACCGTACTTTTGTTGGGTATATTTTCTGTCTATCTTTTCTTTGAAAGATTTTTCTTTATCAAAAGAGTGACTTCAAAAACAGATTCCAATTTTATGAATAATATTGAGGATTTTGTAAGAAGCGGAAAGATAGATTCTGCATTAGACTACTGTAAAACACAGAATTCGCCGGAAGCAAGAATTTTAGAAAAAGGAATTTCCAGATTGGGAAGACCGGTTTCTGACATTGTAAGCGCCATGGAATCTCAGGCGCAGGTAGAAGTTGCCAACATGGAAAAAAACCTGAATCTTTTGGCAGTAGTACCAAGTATTGCACCGATGCTGGGACTTTTGGGAACGGTAATCGGGATGATTATTGCTTTCTTTAATCTGTCTCACGCTGAAGGCTCATTCTCTCCTAAAACTTTATCTGAAGGTATTTATACGGCTTTGGGACAGACCGCAGTTGGTTTGGCTGTGGCGATTCCGGCTAACTTTGCTTATAACATTCTTTTGACGAGAATTGATAAATTTGTTTTGAATGCTCAGAATATGTCTGGAGAATTTTTGGATATTATCAACAAACCTTTATAA
- a CDS encoding DUF885 domain-containing protein, translating into MRKIVLGSLLCIGLATAFNSCRKTDSPLTKVTPKNIDSIAANYYEQYLKLYPLEATQQGDPRYNDQLPINIDKDFISGEVSFYTSVQKQLENVDYESLPDDKKVVYDVLDFTLKDKIGAYNFHPEYIPFTQFGGLPLTFPLLGSGEGSQPFETEKDYENWLKRMEKFPAWADAAVHNFNEGINAKIVLPKKLVIKMIPQMRAEEIITSDTEKNIFYGPLKKFPKEFSEETKAKFTQLFHESVAKNIIPAYTKLGNYLEKEYYPKARDTDGYNSLPNGGKIYTFYAKSWTTTNQSPDEINKTGLQQVAMLRSEMEKVKQEIGFTGTLEEFITHVKNDPKAMPYKSSDEVLKAFNGILAKITPKLKTMFSVTPKTKFEIRQTEKFREASASAEYIQGTPDGERPGIFYIPLPDPSKFNVTSGMESLFLHEAIPGHHYQVSLQQENTNLPKFMRFGWLGAYGEGWAHYCETLGSEFGLYTDPYQKLGYLSDQMLRAVRLVVDTALHTGKMSREEAIAYFLSNIAYDEAGATAEVERYMAMPGQALGYKIGSLRIRELREKYEQELGQKFSLAKFHDEVLSQGCLPLDVLNRKMALWAKKQK; encoded by the coding sequence ATGCGAAAAATTGTATTGGGAAGCCTTTTATGCATTGGCCTTGCAACTGCTTTTAATTCCTGCCGGAAAACAGATTCGCCGCTTACCAAAGTCACCCCGAAAAATATAGATTCTATTGCTGCCAACTATTATGAGCAGTATCTGAAGCTTTATCCTTTGGAAGCAACACAGCAGGGAGATCCAAGGTATAACGACCAGTTGCCCATTAATATTGATAAAGATTTTATTTCCGGAGAAGTTTCTTTTTACACATCGGTACAGAAACAGCTGGAAAATGTAGATTACGAAAGCCTTCCGGATGACAAAAAAGTGGTCTATGATGTTCTTGATTTTACTTTAAAAGATAAGATCGGAGCCTACAATTTCCATCCTGAATATATTCCTTTTACGCAGTTTGGAGGATTGCCGCTTACATTTCCGCTTTTGGGAAGTGGGGAAGGAAGCCAGCCTTTTGAGACAGAAAAAGATTACGAAAACTGGCTGAAGAGAATGGAAAAGTTTCCGGCGTGGGCAGATGCAGCGGTTCATAATTTTAATGAAGGAATCAATGCTAAAATTGTTTTGCCTAAAAAGCTGGTCATCAAAATGATTCCACAGATGAGAGCGGAAGAGATTATCACCTCAGACACAGAAAAAAATATTTTCTATGGCCCGCTGAAAAAGTTTCCTAAAGAGTTTTCTGAAGAAACGAAAGCTAAATTTACCCAACTTTTCCACGAATCGGTGGCGAAGAATATCATTCCTGCCTACACCAAATTAGGGAATTATCTTGAAAAAGAATATTACCCGAAAGCTAGGGATACTGATGGTTACAATAGCCTGCCGAATGGCGGTAAAATCTACACTTTTTATGCAAAAAGCTGGACGACGACCAATCAAAGCCCTGATGAAATCAACAAAACCGGTCTTCAACAGGTCGCCATGCTCCGTTCTGAAATGGAAAAAGTAAAACAGGAAATTGGTTTTACAGGAACGCTTGAAGAATTTATTACGCACGTAAAAAATGATCCCAAAGCAATGCCTTATAAAAGTTCTGATGAGGTTTTGAAGGCCTTCAACGGGATTTTAGCCAAGATCACTCCGAAGCTGAAAACCATGTTCAGCGTCACGCCAAAAACAAAATTTGAAATCAGACAGACCGAAAAATTCAGAGAGGCTAGTGCAAGTGCAGAATATATCCAGGGAACTCCGGACGGCGAAAGACCTGGGATTTTCTATATTCCGCTTCCGGATCCTTCAAAATTTAATGTGACCTCAGGCATGGAATCGCTTTTTCTTCATGAGGCCATTCCGGGGCATCATTATCAGGTTTCTCTTCAGCAGGAAAATACAAATTTGCCTAAATTTATGCGTTTCGGCTGGCTCGGAGCTTACGGCGAAGGCTGGGCTCACTATTGTGAAACTTTAGGTTCCGAATTTGGGCTTTACACTGATCCTTACCAAAAATTGGGCTACCTAAGCGATCAGATGCTGCGTGCAGTAAGATTGGTTGTTGATACCGCACTTCACACGGGAAAAATGAGCAGGGAAGAGGCGATCGCGTATTTTCTGAGCAACATTGCCTATGATGAGGCAGGAGCCACGGCGGAAGTTGAGCGTTACATGGCGATGCCGGGGCAGGCTTTAGGATATAAGATAGGCTCTCTGAGAATCCGTGAGCTGAGAGAAAAATATGAGCAGGAACTTGGTCAAAAATTCAGTCTGGCAAAATTTCATGACGAAGTTTTAAGTCAGGGTTGTCTGCCTTTGGATGTTTTAAACAGAAAAATGGCGCTTTGGGCTAAAAAACAGAAATAG
- a CDS encoding DUF1398 domain-containing protein, translating to MFTVSQIEEAHSKVKSGADFPKYIQEIKGLGVKNFSTWVKDSHTEYFGENDFQTKSQPKYDDLEINETVNADQFKKQLKIHQQGGTDYMQFCKDCAENGVEKWIVDLDQFTCIYFDKAGNEVLTEEIPH from the coding sequence ATGTTTACAGTATCACAAATTGAAGAAGCTCACAGCAAAGTTAAATCGGGCGCAGATTTCCCAAAATACATTCAGGAAATCAAAGGTTTAGGGGTGAAAAACTTTTCAACGTGGGTAAAAGACAGTCACACCGAATACTTTGGCGAAAATGATTTTCAAACAAAATCACAACCGAAATATGATGATTTGGAAATCAACGAAACAGTTAATGCTGATCAGTTTAAAAAGCAGTTAAAGATCCACCAGCAGGGCGGAACCGATTATATGCAATTCTGTAAAGACTGCGCAGAAAACGGTGTCGAGAAGTGGATTGTTGATCTAGATCAGTTTACCTGCATTTATTTTGACAAAGCTGGCAATGAGGTTTTGACGGAGGAAATTCCACATTAA
- the pepT gene encoding peptidase T: MSTLEFNQLWKDKLLNRFLTYVKIYSTSDAESETTPSTERQWDIAKYITQELKNIGLEDVSIDDHGYIMGYVPSNLENDNQPTIGFISHYDTSPDFSGENVKPQVWENYDGSDLVLNQTSNFTLSPSKFESLKKYIGQTLITTDGNTLLGADDKAGCAEIVTAAEYLITHPEIKHGRIAVGFTPDEEIGRGAHKFDVAKFGAEFAYTMDGGEVGELEYENFNAAGAVVKIHGLSVHPGYAFGKMVNAALLAAEFIQMLPANETPATTKGFDGFYHLMDVTADISEAKLQYIIRDHDEEKYEARKKFMEEKIAEFNQKHGEGTAEIEIKEQYRNMKQQFEGKMHIVDLAAKAMKEAGIEPKIKAIRGGTDGAQLSYMGLPCPNIFAGGINFHGPYEYVALESMMKATEVIVNIVKA, encoded by the coding sequence ATGAGTACGCTAGAATTTAATCAACTTTGGAAAGACAAATTACTGAACCGTTTTCTGACTTACGTAAAAATATACTCTACCAGCGACGCTGAAAGCGAGACAACACCTTCTACAGAAAGACAGTGGGACATCGCAAAATACATCACTCAGGAACTGAAAAATATTGGCCTTGAAGATGTTTCTATCGACGATCACGGTTACATCATGGGTTACGTTCCATCAAATTTGGAAAATGACAACCAGCCGACTATCGGTTTTATTTCGCATTACGACACTTCGCCGGATTTCAGCGGAGAAAATGTGAAACCTCAGGTTTGGGAAAATTATGACGGAAGTGATCTGGTTTTAAATCAGACCTCAAACTTCACTTTGTCGCCTTCAAAATTTGAAAGTTTAAAAAAATACATCGGTCAGACTTTAATAACCACTGACGGAAATACCCTTCTTGGAGCTGATGACAAGGCAGGTTGCGCGGAAATTGTAACCGCTGCAGAATATCTGATCACTCATCCGGAAATCAAGCACGGAAGAATTGCTGTTGGATTCACGCCTGACGAAGAAATCGGAAGAGGAGCACATAAATTTGATGTTGCCAAATTCGGGGCAGAATTCGCCTACACAATGGATGGTGGCGAAGTGGGCGAACTGGAGTATGAAAATTTCAATGCTGCAGGTGCAGTGGTAAAAATTCACGGATTGAGTGTGCATCCCGGTTATGCTTTCGGAAAAATGGTGAATGCGGCTTTGCTTGCTGCGGAATTTATTCAAATGTTGCCAGCTAATGAAACTCCGGCTACAACGAAAGGTTTTGACGGATTTTATCATTTGATGGATGTAACCGCTGATATTTCTGAGGCTAAACTTCAATACATCATCCGTGATCATGATGAAGAAAAATATGAGGCAAGAAAAAAATTCATGGAAGAAAAAATTGCAGAATTTAATCAAAAACATGGCGAAGGAACGGCTGAAATAGAAATTAAAGAGCAGTACCGTAACATGAAGCAGCAGTTTGAAGGGAAAATGCACATCGTAGATCTTGCCGCAAAAGCAATGAAAGAAGCGGGAATTGAACCAAAAATCAAAGCCATCAGAGGCGGAACCGACGGAGCGCAATTATCTTACATGGGATTGCCTTGTCCGAATATTTTTGCCGGCGGAATCAATTTCCACGGACCTTATGAATATGTGGCGTTGGAAAGTATGATGAAGGCAACTGAAGTGATCGTGAATATTGTGAAGGCATAA
- a CDS encoding hydroxymethylglutaryl-CoA lyase: MFLTECPRDAMQGWGEFIPTSKKIDYINALMDVGFDVLDCLSFVSPKAIPQMADSAEVAGNIDKSRSNTKVSAIIGNFRGAEKALKHQSVDILGFPFSISETFQHRNTNKSQEEAFTDIVKILELTKSENRSLNLYFSMAFGNPYGEMWKLEDVEFWAKRFSEIGIENILLSDTTGVATIETINLLFGEIPQKFAEINFGAHFHNRYEDSYTKLKAAYDQGCRRFDSAIKGIGGCPMAKDDLVGNMPTEQVINFMSVEKAAHKLNLLNFESAYNKAKDVFHF; encoded by the coding sequence ATGTTTCTTACAGAATGTCCGCGCGATGCCATGCAAGGCTGGGGAGAATTTATACCAACTTCCAAAAAGATAGATTACATCAACGCTTTGATGGATGTGGGTTTTGATGTGCTCGACTGTCTTAGCTTTGTATCCCCAAAAGCAATTCCTCAAATGGCTGATTCTGCCGAGGTTGCAGGAAATATAGATAAATCCCGCTCCAACACAAAAGTTTCCGCAATTATTGGAAATTTCAGGGGAGCCGAAAAAGCTTTAAAACATCAGTCAGTTGATATTTTAGGCTTTCCGTTTTCGATTTCTGAAACTTTTCAGCACCGGAATACCAATAAAAGTCAGGAAGAAGCTTTCACGGATATTGTGAAAATTCTTGAGCTCACAAAATCTGAAAACCGCAGTCTGAATCTTTATTTTTCAATGGCTTTCGGCAATCCTTACGGCGAAATGTGGAAACTGGAGGATGTGGAATTCTGGGCTAAAAGATTTTCGGAAATAGGAATCGAAAATATTCTTTTGTCTGATACCACGGGTGTTGCAACTATCGAAACCATCAATTTGTTATTTGGCGAAATTCCTCAAAAGTTTGCCGAAATCAACTTTGGAGCTCATTTTCATAACCGGTATGAAGATTCCTACACAAAATTAAAAGCTGCCTACGATCAAGGTTGCAGAAGATTTGATTCTGCAATTAAAGGAATTGGCGGTTGCCCGATGGCAAAAGATGATTTGGTAGGGAATATGCCGACTGAGCAGGTGATTAACTTTATGAGCGTAGAAAAAGCGGCTCACAAACTGAATTTACTAAATTTTGAAAGTGCTTATAATAAAGCGAAAGATGTTTTTCATTTTTGA
- a CDS encoding OsmC family protein, whose product MTSKITYLGDLRCSAEHLQSGSIIESDAPTDNHGKGEKFSPTDMCATSLAECALTTIAILGKDKGINIDGAYCNLEKVMAPNPRRISEIKCEFIFKDQYSDEQKKTIEEIAYNCPVSKSLHPDLKQTLSFVYQ is encoded by the coding sequence ATGACTTCAAAAATAACCTACCTTGGAGATTTAAGATGTTCCGCAGAACACTTACAATCCGGATCAATCATAGAAAGTGACGCTCCGACAGACAATCACGGGAAAGGAGAAAAGTTTTCTCCAACAGACATGTGTGCAACCTCTCTGGCAGAATGTGCTCTTACAACTATTGCAATTTTAGGTAAAGACAAAGGTATCAACATCGATGGAGCATACTGCAATCTTGAAAAAGTGATGGCTCCAAATCCACGAAGAATCAGCGAAATTAAATGCGAGTTTATTTTCAAAGATCAGTATTCTGACGAGCAGAAAAAGACTATTGAAGAAATTGCTTACAACTGTCCGGTTTCGAAAAGTCTGCATCCTGATTTGAAGCAGACGTTAAGTTTTGTTTACCAATAG
- the bcp gene encoding thioredoxin-dependent thiol peroxidase encodes MLKAGDALPKFESVNQDGETINSEKFKGQKLVIFFYPQANTPTCTVEACNLSDNYSELEKAGFQLLGISGDSVKKQKNFHSKFAFPYDLIADESRGIIEKFGVWQEKKTFGKTYMGIVRTTFIFDENGICTRVIEKVTSKTAAQQILEEN; translated from the coding sequence ATGTTGAAAGCAGGAGACGCTTTACCAAAATTTGAAAGTGTAAATCAGGATGGCGAAACAATTAATTCTGAAAAATTCAAAGGTCAGAAACTGGTGATATTCTTCTATCCACAAGCGAACACGCCGACCTGTACTGTTGAGGCCTGTAACTTAAGCGACAATTATTCTGAACTGGAAAAAGCAGGTTTTCAATTACTTGGAATCAGTGGAGATTCTGTGAAAAAGCAGAAAAACTTTCATTCTAAATTTGCCTTTCCTTATGATTTGATCGCTGATGAAAGCCGTGGCATCATTGAGAAATTCGGTGTTTGGCAGGAAAAGAAAACATTCGGAAAAACGTACATGGGAATTGTGAGAACCACTTTTATCTTCGATGAAAATGGAATATGTACAAGAGTGATTGAAAAAGTGACATCGAAGACTGCTGCACAACAGATTTTAGAGGAAAACTAA
- a CDS encoding endonuclease III domain-containing protein, with the protein MTKKQRAALIQQELEKLYPEVPIPLDHTDPYTLMVAVALSAQTTDKKVNQVTPELFAVAGTPQRMAKLEEFQIKELIKEIGLSNTKAKNLKRMAELLLENHNGIVPQTFEELEALPGVGHKTASVVMSQAFGFPAFPVDTHIHRLMIQWKLTSGKNVVETERDAKMLWKEDVWNKLHLQIIYYGREYSPARGKGEKDFLTKMLFDK; encoded by the coding sequence ATGACAAAAAAACAAAGAGCTGCACTCATTCAGCAGGAACTGGAGAAACTTTATCCCGAAGTTCCGATTCCGCTGGATCATACGGATCCTTACACATTGATGGTAGCTGTTGCGCTTTCGGCTCAGACAACAGATAAAAAGGTAAATCAGGTAACGCCGGAACTTTTCGCCGTGGCTGGTACACCGCAGAGAATGGCAAAACTGGAAGAGTTTCAAATTAAAGAACTGATTAAAGAAATCGGATTATCAAATACCAAAGCCAAAAATCTGAAAAGAATGGCTGAACTTCTTCTTGAAAACCACAACGGCATCGTTCCTCAGACCTTTGAAGAGCTTGAGGCACTTCCTGGCGTCGGTCATAAAACCGCGTCGGTAGTGATGAGTCAGGCATTTGGTTTTCCGGCATTTCCTGTCGATACGCATATTCACCGTTTGATGATTCAGTGGAAACTGACTTCAGGAAAAAATGTTGTAGAAACCGAACGGGATGCAAAAATGCTCTGGAAAGAAGATGTCTGGAACAAACTCCACCTTCAGATTATTTACTACGGACGGGAATATTCGCCTGCGAGAGGGAAAGGTGAGAAAGATTTTCTGACTAAAATGTTGTTTGATAAATAA